One genomic window of Cottoperca gobio chromosome 10, fCotGob3.1, whole genome shotgun sequence includes the following:
- the elovl6 gene encoding very long chain fatty acid elongase 6, translating to MSVLALQEYEFERQFNEDEAIRWMQENWKKSFLFAALYVAFILGGRHVMKPREKFELRKPLVLWSLTLALFSIFGAIRTGSFMMHILMTKGLKQSVCDQSFYNGPVSKFWAYAFVLSKAPELGDTLFIVLRKQKLIFLHWYHHITVLLYSWYSYKDMVAGGGWFMTMNYLVHAVMYSYYALRAAGFKVSRKFAMFITLTQITQMLMGCVVNYLVYSWMQQGQECPSHMQNIVWSSLMYLSYFVLFVQFFIEAYFGKSKLSATVVTKKSE from the exons GAAGAAGTCATTTCTCTTCGCTGCCCTCTACGTTGCCTTTATCCTCGGTGGCCGCCATGTCATGAAACCCAGGGAGAAGTTTGAGTTGAGGAAACCACTGGTGCTATGGTCGCTCACGCTTGCCCTGTTCAG TATATTTGGTGCCATCCGTACTGGGAGTTTCATGATGCACATCCTGATGACGAAAGGGCttaaacagtcagtttgtgACCAGAGCTTTTACAACGGGCCTGTCAGCAAGTTCTGGGCATACGCCTTTGTACTTAGTAAAGCACCAGAACTGG GTGACACTCTCTTCATCGTCCTGAGGAAACAGAAGCTCATCTTCCTCCACTGGTACCACCACATCACCGTGCTGCTCTACTCCTGGTACTCCTACAAAGACATGGTGGCTGGCGGGGGATGGTTCATGACCATGAACTACTTGGTCCACGCCGTCATGTACTCTTATTACGCCTTGCGGGCGGCCGGCTTCAAGGTGTCACGCAAGTTCGCCATGTTCATCACGCTGACCCAGATCACCCAGATGCTGATGGGCTGTGTGGTCAACTACCTGGTGTACTCGTGGATGCAGCAGGGCCAGGAGTGTCCATCCCACATGCAGAACATTGTGTGGTCTTCTCTCATGTACCTGAGCTACTTTGTGCTCTTTGTCCAGTTCTTTATCGAGGCCTACTTTGGCAAGTCCAAATTATCGGCCACGGTTGTCACCAAGAAGAGCGAGTAA